A region from the Trichocoleus sp. genome encodes:
- a CDS encoding CHRD domain-containing protein, translating into MKTKIQSTRCLLGLFALLSGVALPQVARAGHTNMVLSTELTGRAEVSSDASNNRMVGDANGMGSAYVFGVDGDPTTLCYVLAVSDLQLVPVGDGMAAHIHEGAAGENGPIVAALAGPEDGNAGDCLTEGEEGKFPTGEAGIVQRILTNPDEFYINVHNPDFPNGAIRGQLMGHN; encoded by the coding sequence ATGAAAACCAAGATTCAAAGCACCAGATGCCTGCTGGGTTTATTCGCATTGCTGTCTGGAGTTGCTTTGCCTCAGGTTGCGCGAGCTGGTCATACCAATATGGTGTTGTCAACAGAGCTAACTGGTAGAGCGGAAGTTTCTAGTGATGCTAGCAATAACCGCATGGTAGGGGATGCGAATGGAATGGGTTCAGCCTATGTATTTGGCGTAGATGGGGATCCAACAACTTTGTGCTATGTCTTGGCAGTTTCAGACCTCCAGTTAGTTCCAGTTGGCGACGGTATGGCTGCCCATATCCACGAGGGGGCAGCTGGTGAAAACGGTCCGATTGTAGCGGCTCTCGCTGGTCCAGAGGATGGCAACGCTGGGGACTGTTTGACCGAGGGTGAAGAAGGCAAGTTTCCCACAGGCGAGGCAGGAATTGTCCAGCGTATTCTGACCAACCCCGACGAATTTTACATTAATGTACACAACCCTGACTTTCCCAATGGGGCAATTCGGGGGCAGTTGATGGGACATAATTAA
- a CDS encoding DUF4336 domain-containing protein, with amino-acid sequence MSNDAIALYEPINLLKRVGEDIWIVDGSIVQMAMYGTKVPFPTRMTIVRLSNGELWCHSPTELTLELKAQIDSLGSLRHLISPNKIHYAHIGAWASAYPEAVAWASPGVRDRAAQQKIEVDFDADLEDEPPPQWVADLDQFIFRGSRFMEEVVFFHRKSATLILADLIENFELNKVSQRLHWLLKLGGVADPDGKIPLDLRMTFLGKKEQARSCVKRILQWNPEKVILSHGRWYENNGTTELRRAFRWLE; translated from the coding sequence ATGAGCAACGACGCGATCGCGCTTTATGAACCAATCAACCTTCTGAAACGGGTTGGCGAAGATATTTGGATCGTTGATGGTTCGATCGTGCAGATGGCAATGTATGGAACAAAAGTGCCTTTCCCAACCCGGATGACGATTGTGCGATTGAGCAATGGTGAGCTATGGTGCCATTCACCAACAGAGTTGACTCTAGAACTGAAAGCTCAAATTGACTCCCTTGGTTCACTACGCCACCTCATTTCGCCTAACAAAATCCATTACGCCCATATTGGTGCTTGGGCTAGCGCCTATCCAGAAGCTGTAGCATGGGCATCTCCAGGTGTGCGCGATCGTGCCGCACAGCAGAAAATTGAAGTGGATTTTGATGCTGACTTGGAAGATGAACCACCACCTCAGTGGGTAGCAGACCTAGACCAATTCATCTTTCGTGGCAGTCGATTTATGGAAGAAGTCGTCTTTTTCCACCGCAAGAGCGCCACTCTCATCCTTGCCGATCTGATCGAAAACTTTGAACTAAACAAGGTGAGCCAGCGATTGCATTGGCTCCTTAAATTAGGGGGTGTTGCTGATCCAGATGGGAAAATCCCATTGGATTTGCGAATGACATTTTTGGGAAAAAAGGAACAGGCACGTAGCTGCGTCAAGCGAATACTTCAGTGGAACCCTGAAAAAGTTATCCTATCTCACGGTCGTTGGTATGAGAATAACGGTACTACTGAATTGCGTCGCGCTTTTCGTTGGCTTGAATAA
- a CDS encoding GNAT family N-acetyltransferase, whose amino-acid sequence MILETQNLVLKPILESELSTLHMIFTDSYVRKYLCDDQVFSLQQVEEMLKQSIKHFEEERFGLWFIKINSESEVIGFVGLWYFFDEEQPQLIYALLPKALKKGYATEAATKILEYCFDELGYEYLVASCDRPNIESQKVAERLGMRKVEEKIVNGSPIVFFRLEKS is encoded by the coding sequence ATGATATTAGAAACTCAGAATTTGGTTTTGAAACCGATTTTGGAGAGTGAGCTTAGCACACTTCATATGATTTTTACTGATTCCTACGTCAGGAAGTATCTATGTGATGATCAAGTCTTCTCTTTGCAGCAGGTTGAAGAAATGCTCAAACAGAGCATAAAGCATTTTGAAGAAGAAAGATTCGGTCTTTGGTTTATCAAGATAAATAGTGAAAGTGAAGTCATTGGATTTGTTGGTTTGTGGTATTTCTTTGATGAAGAACAGCCCCAGTTGATCTATGCCTTACTACCTAAAGCGCTCAAGAAAGGCTACGCTACTGAAGCTGCAACCAAAATACTAGAGTATTGTTTTGATGAACTCGGTTATGAGTATCTTGTAGCAAGCTGTGATCGACCAAACATTGAGTCGCAAAAAGTAGCGGAAAGACTGGGAATGAGGAAGGTGGAAGAAAAAATTGTGAATGGGAGCCCTATAGTGTTCTTTAGGCTTGAAAAGTCGTAG
- a CDS encoding cupin domain-containing protein, which yields MNDEQHSLLKASDINSMDAFEFHHPLNPNSEIYLRFLGRAVGLKRIGVTLARVPSGKESFIFHAHQNEEEWVYILSGRGIAEIGDVEYEVEPGDFMGFGLPQQPHHLRNPFEEDLVYLIGGEAGRLDVGVFPRLGKRVIRDGESAYIFDESALQLFWSSKQSTED from the coding sequence GTGAATGATGAACAACATTCTCTGCTGAAAGCATCGGACATCAATTCAATGGATGCGTTTGAGTTTCATCATCCGCTCAATCCCAATTCAGAAATTTATTTACGGTTTCTTGGGCGTGCTGTCGGTCTTAAACGCATTGGTGTAACACTTGCTCGTGTACCATCAGGCAAGGAATCCTTCATTTTCCATGCTCACCAGAATGAAGAAGAATGGGTTTACATTTTGTCGGGTCGAGGGATTGCGGAAATTGGAGATGTGGAGTACGAAGTCGAGCCGGGAGATTTCATGGGCTTTGGGCTACCTCAACAACCCCATCATCTTCGTAATCCATTTGAGGAAGACCTTGTATACCTGATAGGTGGAGAAGCAGGACGCTTAGATGTTGGCGTTTTTCCTCGACTTGGTAAACGAGTGATTAGGGATGGTGAGTCAGCTTACATATTTGATGAGTCAGCGCTTCAACTTTTTTGGAGCAGCAAGCAATCTACTGAGGATTGA
- a CDS encoding alpha/beta hydrolase: MLWLIAFLGVVVVAIGFGAIYQALATTCDRRRFLPSGKAVQINDKNWHYQVMGEGCPTVIVDSGTGGTHLDWQLVQPEVAKFTRILTYDRSGYGWSDSSSEPRTAEQIVGELRQLLRELEIEPPYILMGMSLGGLFSRLFAYHYPEEVAGMVLVDVAHERMYEDTPVEWVELNKRLERLLTQVVPIIGSIGLLRLLVAFDSLPMAAGLFQKFPPSTRLLAKALYSQTQFGKTFAQESTAVSISMSQVEQARQIKSFPDIPLVVLSAGKPAFDITQEVLEKLQELHADLANESSQGVHIVAHESGHAIHLDKPELVIDAVRQVFEKVHCRSTT, translated from the coding sequence ATGCTATGGCTCATTGCGTTTCTTGGAGTAGTGGTTGTAGCAATCGGATTTGGAGCCATCTATCAAGCACTTGCCACAACCTGCGATCGCCGAAGGTTTCTGCCATCTGGAAAGGCAGTTCAAATTAACGACAAAAACTGGCATTATCAAGTTATGGGTGAAGGTTGTCCAACAGTCATTGTCGATAGTGGAACCGGAGGTACTCACCTAGATTGGCAACTAGTGCAGCCCGAAGTTGCAAAATTTACAAGGATCTTGACCTATGATCGGTCAGGCTACGGCTGGAGTGATTCAAGTTCAGAACCACGCACTGCTGAACAAATTGTCGGTGAATTGCGGCAGCTTTTGAGAGAACTTGAAATTGAGCCACCCTATATCTTAATGGGAATGTCTTTAGGTGGTTTATTTAGTCGCCTATTTGCCTATCACTATCCAGAAGAAGTCGCTGGGATGGTTTTAGTGGATGTTGCTCATGAGAGGATGTATGAGGATACACCGGTCGAATGGGTTGAATTAAACAAACGATTGGAAAGACTGCTAACTCAAGTGGTACCAATTATAGGAAGTATTGGGTTGCTTCGTTTGCTCGTCGCTTTTGATTCTCTGCCTATGGCGGCTGGTCTATTCCAAAAATTTCCACCTTCAACGCGACTGCTTGCTAAGGCACTCTATTCTCAAACTCAGTTTGGAAAAACCTTTGCTCAAGAATCAACTGCGGTATCAATCAGCATGAGCCAGGTTGAACAAGCGCGTCAAATAAAGTCGTTTCCCGATATTCCTCTCGTTGTTTTGTCGGCTGGAAAGCCAGCTTTCGACATCACACAAGAGGTGCTTGAGAAGCTGCAAGAGTTACATGCGGATCTAGCCAATGAGTCGTCCCAAGGCGTTCACATTGTTGCTCACGAAAGTGGACATGCAATCCACCTCGATAAACCAGAGTTAGTCATTGATGCAGTTCGTCAAGTTTTTGAAAAAGTGCATTGCCGCAGCACCACATAA